A stretch of DNA from Amylolactobacillus amylophilus DSM 20533 = JCM 1125:
CAAATATCTAATTGCCAAAAAGCAGGTGACTTTAAGTGATCGAATTATTCAATTTAGAGCAAGGCTGCGCCAGTGGCTTTCGCAACTGCCTGAGAACTTGAGGTTCTTCTCGGGAGAGTTGTTCCTCGGCGAGAATTTAGGGACAGGGGAGCACAATCTGGTGGATGATTTCAGAAATATCGGTATTATTCATCTGCTAAGTTTATCGGGAATGCACGTTTTACTGTATACCCAGGTAGTCACCTTTCTTTTTAATCTGTGCAAAATCAATCAACGTGTCAAATATGCTTCTTTGGTATTGCTTCTGCTAGTGGTCTGTATAATTGGTGATTTTCAAGCAGGACTGGTTCGGGCCTCGTTGGCTTACGTGGTATCTATCCTTGCGAAGCTGTCGAAGAAACGCATTGGTACGCTAGATCAATTCGGTATTGTTGCGCTAATTCACCAATTGTTGATGCCACAATTATTCTTAAATGTAGGAGCGCAACTGAGTTATTTGATGGTTCTTGGTCTGAAAATCATGCCGAGAATGGGATCTGTGGGCCAGTCGGCTAGACTCAATATGTTGATCACGCCAATTCTCTTATTCAATTTTTTTGAACTGAATATCTTGACCATCTTTTATAATTTCTTGGCCATTCCACTATTTAATTTCATCATTCTACCGGTAACGGTGGGGGTGGTTATTTGTGGTGCGCTCATGCCGGGGCTGATTCCACCGGCGGAGCAAATTCTTAGTATCCTTTCCGGTGGCGTTTCGTTTTTAGGGAGAGTCGGCCTTGGAAACGTCGTATTTGGTCAATTAGCGCAGGTAATTACGTTTAGTGTAACTTTCTTGCTGATAAGCTGGCTCATCTTTTGGAGTGAGCAGGCTAAACGAAGATTCTGCCTGTATACCGGGCTCATTCTATTGGCGTTAAATATCCTTTTGAATCTGTTTCCAATTAATGGTCAAGTAACCTTTATTGATGTTGGCCAAGGAGATAGTATTTTGTTGACGACCCCGATTAATCGTAAGACTGTCTTAATTGATACTGGTGGACGACTCAACTTCGGCGGTACCAAGCCTAGGAGGAGTAACTTTGAAAAGGTTTCTCTGCCCTTTCTTAAAAGCCAAGGAATCACACACATCGATGCCGTTTTCCTGAGTCATCAGGATGCTGATCATATCGGTGATTTAGCCGATTTACTAGAAAATTTTACGGTCAATAAGCTGTACTTTGGAATCGGGATGCAGGCTAATCCGAGTTTCCAACGTAAAATACGGCCATTTCTAAAGCAAGTCAAACTCATACCAGTACAGGCAGGGGATCAGCTGTTAATTGGTACAATTACAATCGATGTGTTGCACCCGAGCATTGCGGGATTGGGTACAAATGAAGATTCCGTGGCACTTAAGGTGAGTATTGGACGGAAAAAATGGCTCTTTACCGGCGATTTAGACATTGCTGGTGAACAGAAAATTATTCGACAAACGGCAGATATTCAGGCTGATTTTCTCAAACTAGGACACCATGGTAGTAAAACATCTACTGATGAGAGTTTTCTTTTGGCCGTAAATCCCCGTGTGGCATTTATTTCCGCAGGGAGAAATAATCGGTATCACCATCCGCACCAGGAAACGCTTGATAAGCTGCAGACGTATGATATCCGGTCATTAAATACCGCTGAATGTGGTATGATTAACTGGTATTTTAATCCGTTTGGGCTGAATTGGCTCAACTATTATTTAAAGTAAGGTAAATATGGCTCTCAAATCATTTTTCAAAATAACTAATCCAAATAAACCAAATCTGTTAATTTCCGGCTCCTCCGCTAGCCTGAACGACCTCTTACTAGCGGATTATTTGGCACAACCAACGTTTGTTGGATATGAACGAATTACACTAGATTTGGAACTTGAACCGCTAGATGAGTTAATTGCGACATTAGCAGAATCTTCCTTATTTAGTACGCAGAAGATTATTGTGGTCAAAAACCCGCTGTTTCTTACCGGCAAATTAACTAGTTTCAAGCAGCATGAATTGACAGAGTTGGAAAATATTTTTGCACAAATAGATACCTTGGATCATGTGGTTGTATTGAAGGCAGACGTAGCTAAGCTAGACCAACGACGAAAACTGCTCAAGCTGGTTAAACAGCATTTTCAAGTCATGCTGACTGATTTCAAACCATTTGTTTTACCGCAGTTGGTTGACGAACTAGTAGGGGAGCATGATTTCACGATTGAACCCACAGCTAAAAAAGAGTTGCTGAATCGCTCCAACAACCAAATTGATCCGTTAATTGCTAATTTAAACAAGTTGTATAGCGCAACTAGCACGCATACCATTACGGTGGAATTAGTGCGGGCAAATATTGAGCAGAGTATTGAACAGAATATCTTCGAAGTGCTTACTGCTGCGCTGAAGCACGACTATACTCAGATGCTGACGCTGTTTGACGACCAAATGCGACAGGGTACTGCGGTCGTGCAGCTCACATCGATCCTCTCGAGCCAACTTAGTTTTATCGTGTCAGTGAAGATTCTAAGTAAGCGGATGAGTGAGGGAGAGATAGTGGCCGCATTAAAGGCCCACCCATATCGTGTTAAACTTGCACTTCAAAATCGTGCAGCGCTGGCCATGCTGGTTGCAAAACAGAAGGGCATAATTGAGCTTGAATTTGGCTACAAAAGTGGTCAGTTTCAAGGTGAGACGCCGCTGAAGAGCTTTCTGTTAACTTTTTAGCGACAAAAAAAGAACATAGATGATAATCATCTACGTTCTCTTTAAAAAATACTTATTTAGCTAGGTATGTTAAGCGTGACTTGTCACGGTTAGCCTTGTTCTTGTGAATCAATCCCTTAGAAGCAGCTTTGTCGATTGCACGGATTGCGTCTTTAAGTAGTTCAGAGGCGTTTTCTGCACCAGCGGCTTGCGCTACCTTAAACTTCTTTACTGCAGTACGTAAACTACTTAATTGAGCAGAATTTTTCGCGCTGGCAGCATTAGCTGTTTTAACACGTTTGATAGCTGATTTGATTTGTGGCATTAAAATCACCTCCGTAAAATAGTTTTAAATCTCAGCGGTCTTTATTATACTGAAGAAATAACTTCCTTGCAAGTTAAAAATTATTTGCACGTAACAAAGCAATAGTGTAGAATACTACTTCGGAACCACTAACGCTGCCTATCGACTCACCGACGATAAGCGTTGTTAGTGGCAATTATTTGAAAGGTGGAACAACCATGGCTATCTCAAAAGAGAAGAAGAACGAAATCATTAGCAAGTATGCTACACACGAAGGAGACACTGGTTCACCAGAGGTGCAAGTTGCTGTCTTGACCGAAGAGATCAATTCATTAAATGAACATTTACGTATTCACAAGAAGGATCATCATTCATATGTTGGTCTTTTGAAGAAGATTGGTCACCGTCGTAACTTACTTGCTTACCTACGTAATAAAGATGTTACAAGATATCGTGAATTAATCAAGAGCTTAGGCTTACGTCGTTAAGCGACAACCGGACACATATGTGGCCGGTTTTTTTATTACTATCACTTTGTTCGGGCTTTATGTTAGAATTAACTAGTTAGTTATCGTTTCGACCATAATCGGTCCATAGTTTTAAGCTAAACAAATATGATGAGGTAAAAAAATGAAGCAAGATATCAAAATAATGATTTTGGGAGGCGTCCGTGAGAACGGTAAGAATATGTACGCCGTTCAAGTTGACGATGAGATTTTCATTCTCGATGCAGGACTCAAGTATCCAGAAACAGAGTTGCTAGGTATTGACATTGTCATTCCCGAGTTGAAATTTTTCGAGGAGAATATCGACAAGATCGCCGGTATTTTCCTGACTCACGGACACGCAGATTCAATTGGTGCATTACCATATATTCTGCGGCAATATGATATACCTGTTTTTGGCTCGGAATTGACCATCGAACTGGCAAAGATTACGGTTGAGAAAGAGAATAAGAAGGTCAAGAATAGTACATTTCACAAGATTGATGCGGATACCGAGATTGAGTTTGGCAAGACATCCGTTAGCTTCTTTAAGGTCACACATTCAATCCCTGGGTCAATCGGTATTGCGTTGAAGACTGCTTATGGTCACATAGTTTATACCGGGGACTTCAAATTTGATCAATCTGCAAAGCCAATGTATGCGACTGATTTCGGTCGTTTGGCCAAACTTGGTCAGGAGGGCGTACTCGCTTTACTTAGTGATTCCACCAATGCAGAGGCTCCGTATGAGAATGCTAGTGAGCGCGAGATAGAAGAGTATGTACTGGATACTTTTAAATATCATACAGGTAGAATCATTGTTGCTTCCGTTGCTTCGAATATTTCAAGAATTCAGCAGGTATTTAATGCCGCAGCAGCATCGGACAGGAAGGTTCTGCTAACTGGTCGGGATTTGGCAAAGATAGTACGCACGGCGTTGAAATTGAATTACCTCACGTTACCGGAAGAAGATTTGCTCATTCAGACAAAGGATATCAAGCAGGTCAATCCTGAGAATCTGGTAATTCTAGAAACCGGCAAAACAGGCGAACCATTGAAATCACTGCAAAAGATGGCGACAAATCGCCACCGTTTGATTAAGATTCAAGAGGGCGACCTAGTCTTTATCACCACCACACCATCTCACGCAATGGAGACAAACGTAGCGCGCACTGCAGATCTGGTTTATCGTGCTGGCGGTGAGGTAAAGGAGATTGGCCGTGATATCCACTCGAGTGGTCACGCAACTAAACGTGATTTACAACTGATGCTCAACCTGTTAAAGCCGCAGTATCTTATTCCGGTTGAAGGTGAATACCGTCTGCTAGCAAATCACTCTGAACTGGCTGTTGAAGCTGGTGTCCAGCCGGAGAATATCTTCATTACAAAGAATGGTGATACTCTGCGGTATGAGGAGGATGGGTTCCACTTGTCAACGCCCGTACCTGCTGATGATATGATGATTGATGGTTCTGGAATTGGCGATATTGGCACGATTGTCCTGCGTGATCGTAAGGTATTGTCCGACGATGGTATTTTCATTACTGCGGTCACAATTGATCGGAAAAAGAAGAAAATCATCTCACAGCCAAAGGTAACAACGCGTGGATTCGTCTATATTAAGGCTAACCGTGACTTAATGAATCAGGCTATTGAAGTTGTAAAAACCGCAATTACCAATAATTTTGAGAATAAGAAATTTGATTGGAACGATTTGAAACAAGATGTTAGAAGTGATCTTGAGAAATTTCTCTACGATCAAACGCACAGGAAGCCTGTGATTCTACCGGTAATTATGGAAGTTAACCAGAACAGGCACCGTAACCTGGTCAAGAACAAGGCAGAGGAACAAAATGACGCTAAGTAAAACTCAAGTGGAGTTTATGAGGTTGGCTGCTGATGCTGTTGTTACGCAAAATTTTGATGTTGCACGGGATTATCTTGTTGAGGCAAATAAGATTAGTGTGGAGCCGCAGATTAGTCGACAACTCGTAGAGATTGAGTTAGAACTGCAAGAAAAAGATCAGGCTTACCTTACAATTAAGGAGATGCCCGATCTTTTTTCAGATATTAACGTGTTTGAATTGTATCAAAAAGTGTTGGCCATAAATCACCTGCACATCGAACAACAACAGATTGTGGCCCAAGTGAGCCGAATTTATGATGCAAATGAGTTTGCTTTATACCAGGATAAGGTTGATGCAAACTTGGCTGAGCCCGTCACTGGTGAGAAGAGGGGTGAGATATTTGAGGCGAGTCTGGCTCTGTTCTCGACTGGTCGATTATTCACCCAGACAGCTATTCGACAGCTCCATCAGCTCAGCCAAACCGATTACCTGCAATTGGCGCGGCTGTACCTCACACTGCCAAACATGAACGTGCAGAACAAGACTTTTTTGGTGGAGGACCTAATTCGCTTGCGTCTGGAAGAGACGGTGAAGGTAACCGTGCTTGATCAACCATTTGACTTTGTGCCGGCAACGACAGATTTTTTCTTCAAAACTAATTTATACGTTACCGGACAACGCTGGCTCGAGCAAAAGCTTGAGAAGGATCCGATATTGCTAGAGCAGATTCTTGGAGAATTCAGTTATTGTTTGGGGGCGCTCTACCCGGTGGAGGAAAGATTTATTCCCGATGTTGCAGAATTTTGTGCTACACTAGTGGAGTTTGTTGCGCGCGGTCAGTTTTTGGCGACTGACGATCCGGCGGGGCAAACGAACGTAACGGAACTTTTGAACCAGATTTATCATGCAAGATAAAATTTGTCTTCAAATAGGTTTACATTTTAGTATAAGGTAAGTATAATTAATAAAGGATATTTTCAAGCGAGCGAGCTATGCTTTTTCGCCTGAAAGTAGTACAATAATCAACAGAGAACTATCCGTTTTTCTCAACGGACTTCTTGCAAATTTACAGGAGGGTCATTTTAATGGCAGAAAAAGAACATTACGAAAGAACAAAGCCGCATGTTAACATTGGTACCATCGGACACGTTGACCATGGTAAAACAACTTTAACAGCTGCAATTACTAGTGCTTTAGCTAAGAAAGGTCTTGCTAAAGAACAAGACTATGCATCAATCGATAAAGCACCTGAAGAAAAAGAACGTGGTATTACTATCAACACTTCTCACGTTGAATACGAAACTGAGAAGCGTCACTACGCTCATATCGATGCCCCAGGACATGCTGACTACGTTAAGAACATGATTACTGGTGCTGCACAAATGGATGGTGCCATCTTAGTTGTTGCCGCAACTGATGGTCCAATGCCACAAACACGTGAGCACATCTTGTTGGCAAAACAAGTTGGTGTTGGCTACATC
This window harbors:
- a CDS encoding DNA internalization-related competence protein ComEC/Rec2, yielding MKVLPIKSPFDVTNLFSSGKFFVLAGLSLLSVLTFLNKNTLASFLLLLVLLSYFLLMVLNKRQLDLLILLPLIVLLLGYFQDKKFEALAAPNQRSPIYVIRPDKVTLKDDFFYGEATSAEQTVTLQLKPTPQMRRMVAAGLPFLVKINQFKAELITEATNIGEFNLREFYKRKRIKYALTLTKYLIAKKQVTLSDRIIQFRARLRQWLSQLPENLRFFSGELFLGENLGTGEHNLVDDFRNIGIIHLLSLSGMHVLLYTQVVTFLFNLCKINQRVKYASLVLLLLVVCIIGDFQAGLVRASLAYVVSILAKLSKKRIGTLDQFGIVALIHQLLMPQLFLNVGAQLSYLMVLGLKIMPRMGSVGQSARLNMLITPILLFNFFELNILTIFYNFLAIPLFNFIILPVTVGVVICGALMPGLIPPAEQILSILSGGVSFLGRVGLGNVVFGQLAQVITFSVTFLLISWLIFWSEQAKRRFCLYTGLILLALNILLNLFPINGQVTFIDVGQGDSILLTTPINRKTVLIDTGGRLNFGGTKPRRSNFEKVSLPFLKSQGITHIDAVFLSHQDADHIGDLADLLENFTVNKLYFGIGMQANPSFQRKIRPFLKQVKLIPVQAGDQLLIGTITIDVLHPSIAGLGTNEDSVALKVSIGRKKWLFTGDLDIAGEQKIIRQTADIQADFLKLGHHGSKTSTDESFLLAVNPRVAFISAGRNNRYHHPHQETLDKLQTYDIRSLNTAECGMINWYFNPFGLNWLNYYLK
- the holA gene encoding DNA polymerase III subunit delta, which encodes MALKSFFKITNPNKPNLLISGSSASLNDLLLADYLAQPTFVGYERITLDLELEPLDELIATLAESSLFSTQKIIVVKNPLFLTGKLTSFKQHELTELENIFAQIDTLDHVVVLKADVAKLDQRRKLLKLVKQHFQVMLTDFKPFVLPQLVDELVGEHDFTIEPTAKKELLNRSNNQIDPLIANLNKLYSATSTHTITVELVRANIEQSIEQNIFEVLTAALKHDYTQMLTLFDDQMRQGTAVVQLTSILSSQLSFIVSVKILSKRMSEGEIVAALKAHPYRVKLALQNRAALAMLVAKQKGIIELEFGYKSGQFQGETPLKSFLLTF
- the rpsT gene encoding 30S ribosomal protein S20, encoding MPQIKSAIKRVKTANAASAKNSAQLSSLRTAVKKFKVAQAAGAENASELLKDAIRAIDKAASKGLIHKNKANRDKSRLTYLAK
- the rpsO gene encoding 30S ribosomal protein S15; the protein is MAISKEKKNEIISKYATHEGDTGSPEVQVAVLTEEINSLNEHLRIHKKDHHSYVGLLKKIGHRRNLLAYLRNKDVTRYRELIKSLGLRR
- a CDS encoding ribonuclease J; translated protein: MKQDIKIMILGGVRENGKNMYAVQVDDEIFILDAGLKYPETELLGIDIVIPELKFFEENIDKIAGIFLTHGHADSIGALPYILRQYDIPVFGSELTIELAKITVEKENKKVKNSTFHKIDADTEIEFGKTSVSFFKVTHSIPGSIGIALKTAYGHIVYTGDFKFDQSAKPMYATDFGRLAKLGQEGVLALLSDSTNAEAPYENASEREIEEYVLDTFKYHTGRIIVASVASNISRIQQVFNAAAASDRKVLLTGRDLAKIVRTALKLNYLTLPEEDLLIQTKDIKQVNPENLVILETGKTGEPLKSLQKMATNRHRLIKIQEGDLVFITTTPSHAMETNVARTADLVYRAGGEVKEIGRDIHSSGHATKRDLQLMLNLLKPQYLIPVEGEYRLLANHSELAVEAGVQPENIFITKNGDTLRYEEDGFHLSTPVPADDMMIDGSGIGDIGTIVLRDRKVLSDDGIFITAVTIDRKKKKIISQPKVTTRGFVYIKANRDLMNQAIEVVKTAITNNFENKKFDWNDLKQDVRSDLEKFLYDQTHRKPVILPVIMEVNQNRHRNLVKNKAEEQNDAK